From the genome of Orcinus orca chromosome 5, mOrcOrc1.1, whole genome shotgun sequence, one region includes:
- the LOC117199121 gene encoding small nuclear ribonucleoprotein G-like: MSKAHPPDLNKFMDKKLSLILNGGRHVQGILRGFDPFLNLVIDECVEMATSGQQNNIGIVVIQGNSIIMLEALEGV; encoded by the coding sequence ATGAGCAAAGCTCACCCTCCCGATTTGAATAAATTTATGGACAAGAAGTTATCATTAATATTAAATGGTGGCAGACATGTCCAAGGAATATTGAGGGGATTTGATCCCTTTTTGAATCTTGTGATAGATGAATGTGTGGAGATGGCAACTAGTGGGCAACAGAACAATATTGGAATTGTGGTAATACAAGGAAATAGTATCATCATGTTAGAAGCCTTGGAAGGAGTATGA